The Devosia sp. MC521 genome has a segment encoding these proteins:
- a CDS encoding carbohydrate ABC transporter permease: MSTLTASQDRAVARTSFDGWRWGGRLFLVFLVGFTVMPMAWMLITSLKTGFAAMQYPPQWWPTEPTLDNYWRLLDPRGQVGQDFLRYFGNSVWVSVATTVLAVVVAVPAAYAFSRFRFPGRTFLFFAVLLRNMFPAVIFLVPLFILMRWLGLVNTHGSLILTYLTFGLPLAIWLLKGFYDNIPIQLEQAARIDGATRFQAFFYIVMPLSTPGIIATSIYSFIGAWNEYIYAYTFLTRHDQMTLPVGIQRFFSENATDWPGLMAATFLMSVPVVVLFLVLQRYFVRALAEGAVKH, encoded by the coding sequence ATGAGCACTCTCACCGCATCGCAAGACCGCGCCGTTGCCAGAACCAGCTTTGACGGCTGGCGCTGGGGTGGCCGCTTGTTCTTGGTCTTTCTCGTCGGCTTCACCGTCATGCCTATGGCGTGGATGCTGATCACATCGCTCAAGACCGGCTTTGCCGCCATGCAATATCCACCGCAATGGTGGCCGACCGAGCCAACCCTCGACAATTACTGGCGGCTCCTCGATCCACGCGGGCAAGTGGGGCAGGATTTCCTGCGCTACTTCGGCAATAGCGTCTGGGTTTCCGTCGCCACCACAGTTCTCGCCGTGGTCGTCGCCGTCCCCGCGGCTTATGCCTTCTCCCGCTTCCGCTTTCCGGGCCGGACATTCCTCTTTTTCGCGGTTCTGCTGCGCAACATGTTCCCGGCGGTCATCTTCCTCGTCCCACTGTTCATCCTGATGCGCTGGCTGGGGCTGGTGAACACCCACGGATCGCTGATCCTCACCTATCTCACCTTCGGCCTCCCGCTCGCCATTTGGCTGCTCAAAGGCTTTTACGACAATATCCCGATCCAGCTGGAGCAAGCCGCCCGTATCGATGGCGCCACCCGCTTCCAAGCCTTCTTCTACATTGTCATGCCCCTCTCAACGCCGGGGATCATTGCCACCTCGATCTATTCCTTCATCGGCGCATGGAACGAATACATCTACGCCTACACCTTCCTGACCCGTCACGATCAGATGACGCTTCCGGTCGGCATTCAGCGCTTCTTCTCTGAAAACGCCACCGACTGGCCCGGCCTCATGGCCGCGACCTTCCTCATGAGCGTGCCCGTCGTGGTGCTGTTCCTTGTCCTTCAACGCTATTTCGTGCGGGCCCTCGCTGAGGGCGCCGTCAAGCACTAG
- a CDS encoding Tex family protein yields the protein MSEIDTRIAKQIATEIAARPEQVRSAVELLDGGATVPFIARYRKEVTGGLDDTQLRNLAERLTYLRELEARRASIIKSIDEKGQLTPELTASLVGATTKAELEDLYLPYKPKRRTKAEIARERGLAPLAEAILANHAADPYKLAEAYMTDEVPGTKEALEGARDIVVEGLTENAALLGQLRAYMRDKAMLVSSVLKGKEAEGQKFSDYFEHSERWNKTAGHRALAMMRGRDEGFLGLDITIDADLTDPVKPVERMVGAALSAQGSGAGDIWLREVAAWAWRARLSVSLSVDLMVELRERAEAEAITVFARNLKDLLLAAPAGARTTIGLDPGIRTGVKVAVIDKTGKVLDTDTIYPFQPRNDVMGAQAALGLLIKKHGVELIAIGNGTGSRETEKLVADLIERLPAPKPTKVIVSEAGASVYSASQLAANEFPDLDVSLRGAVSIARRLQDPLAELVKIEPKAIGVGQYQHDVDQGRLGRQLDAVVEDAVNAVGVDLNTASAPLLARISGLSSSVADAIVLHRNENGPFANRKALLKVARLGQRTFEQAAGFLRITDGDEPLDASAVHPEAYGVARKIVKSCGRDLRTLQNDKTALANIDPRQFVDDRFGLPTVKDILAELEKPGRDPRPAFKTATFAEGIDEIKHLVPGMLLEGTVTNVAAFGAFVDIGVHQDGLVHVSALADKFVKDPHEVVKAGDVVKVRVVEVDVARKRIALSMRKDDTPIQRERGNERPNERPSGNARPNNARPPNQRPAQSNSGGAFGSLGDRLNDAFKKRT from the coding sequence ATGTCCGAAATCGACACCCGCATTGCCAAACAGATCGCCACCGAAATTGCGGCACGCCCTGAACAGGTGCGCTCCGCCGTGGAATTGCTCGATGGTGGCGCGACGGTTCCGTTCATTGCCCGTTACCGTAAGGAAGTCACCGGGGGCCTCGACGACACCCAGCTGCGCAACCTTGCCGAGCGCCTGACCTATCTGCGCGAGCTCGAAGCCCGCCGCGCGTCCATCATCAAATCCATCGATGAAAAAGGCCAGCTCACCCCCGAGCTGACCGCCTCGCTCGTCGGCGCGACCACCAAGGCCGAGTTGGAAGATCTCTATCTTCCCTATAAGCCGAAGCGCCGTACCAAGGCCGAAATCGCCCGCGAACGCGGCCTTGCGCCCCTCGCCGAAGCCATTCTGGCCAACCACGCTGCCGACCCCTACAAACTCGCCGAAGCCTACATGACCGACGAGGTCCCGGGCACGAAGGAGGCGCTCGAAGGCGCGCGCGATATCGTCGTGGAAGGCCTCACGGAAAATGCCGCCCTCCTCGGCCAACTGCGCGCCTATATGCGCGACAAGGCCATGCTTGTCTCCTCCGTCCTCAAGGGCAAGGAAGCCGAAGGCCAAAAATTCTCGGACTATTTTGAGCATTCCGAACGCTGGAACAAAACCGCTGGCCACCGTGCTCTGGCGATGATGCGCGGCCGCGACGAAGGCTTTCTGGGTCTCGACATTACCATCGATGCCGACCTAACCGATCCAGTAAAACCTGTCGAACGCATGGTTGGCGCAGCGCTGTCCGCACAAGGCTCTGGCGCTGGCGACATCTGGCTGCGCGAAGTCGCCGCTTGGGCATGGCGCGCCCGCCTCTCCGTCTCGCTTTCGGTCGATCTCATGGTCGAACTGCGCGAACGCGCCGAGGCCGAAGCCATCACCGTTTTCGCCCGCAATTTGAAAGATCTGCTACTCGCCGCCCCCGCTGGCGCCCGCACCACCATCGGCCTCGATCCGGGCATTCGCACCGGCGTAAAAGTGGCCGTTATCGACAAGACCGGTAAAGTCTTGGATACCGATACCATCTACCCCTTCCAGCCACGCAATGACGTGATGGGTGCGCAAGCAGCCCTCGGCCTGCTCATTAAAAAGCATGGCGTTGAACTCATCGCTATCGGCAATGGCACCGGCTCCCGCGAGACCGAAAAGCTCGTCGCCGATCTGATTGAGCGCCTCCCCGCGCCAAAACCCACCAAGGTCATCGTCTCGGAAGCTGGCGCGTCGGTCTATTCCGCCTCCCAGCTTGCAGCCAATGAATTCCCCGATCTCGACGTTTCGCTGCGCGGCGCGGTTTCCATCGCCCGTCGCCTGCAAGACCCGCTGGCCGAACTGGTCAAGATTGAGCCCAAGGCCATTGGCGTCGGCCAATATCAGCACGACGTCGATCAGGGCCGCTTGGGCCGCCAGTTGGACGCCGTTGTTGAAGACGCTGTGAACGCCGTCGGCGTTGATCTCAACACCGCTTCCGCCCCGCTCCTCGCGCGCATCTCGGGCCTCTCCTCCTCGGTTGCCGACGCCATTGTGTTGCACCGCAACGAAAACGGCCCCTTCGCCAATCGGAAAGCACTGCTCAAGGTCGCACGCCTCGGCCAGCGCACCTTTGAGCAAGCTGCGGGCTTCCTCCGCATCACCGATGGCGACGAGCCGCTGGACGCCTCCGCCGTGCACCCGGAGGCCTATGGCGTCGCCCGTAAAATCGTCAAATCCTGTGGCCGCGATCTGCGCACGCTGCAAAACGATAAAACCGCGCTCGCCAACATCGACCCGCGCCAGTTCGTTGACGACCGTTTTGGTCTGCCGACGGTCAAGGACATCCTCGCCGAACTCGAAAAGCCCGGCCGCGACCCGCGCCCTGCCTTCAAAACCGCCACCTTCGCCGAAGGCATTGACGAGATCAAACATCTCGTCCCCGGCATGTTGCTCGAAGGTACCGTCACCAATGTCGCCGCCTTCGGCGCTTTCGTCGACATTGGCGTCCATCAGGACGGTCTTGTCCACGTCTCGGCCCTTGCCGACAAATTCGTCAAAGACCCGCATGAAGTGGTCAAGGCGGGTGATGTGGTAAAAGTGCGCGTGGTCGAAGTCGACGTCGCCCGTAAACGCATTGCGCTCTCTATGCGCAAGGACGACACCCCCATCCAGCGCGAGCGCGGCAATGAACGCCCGAATGAGCGTCCAAGCGGCAATGCTCGGCCGAACAATGCGCGCCCGCCCAACCAGCGCCCAGCCCAGTCCAACTCTGGTGGCGCCTTTGGCTCTCTCGGTGACCGTCTCAACGACGCCTTCAAAAAGCGCACATAA
- a CDS encoding aldo/keto reductase yields the protein MKYRYLGQSGLLVSRLCLGTMTFGNKQWGCDQEGSTAIVRAFVEGGGNFIDTADGYSGGDSERMLGVALKDFVRDDLVVATKCWFPTNSAVTSRGLSRKHIIEACEKSLKRMGLDYIDLYQFHGPDPYTPIEESMRAAEDLVRSGKVRYLGCSNFYGWQISKANTLAEAKGYEKLISAQHLYNLIRRDVEREILPACEDAGVGMICWSPLAAGMLSGKYQGKDKPDADTRMGIQASIALPRYWFDDALKAIDVLVAVAKQLGKTPSQVALSWLLGNHQVTAAIIGARKVEQVEENLHAGDFNLPNEIQRQLTEAMPLKLGYPFEWTDNNLRATFGKAEFEPNHTVRLP from the coding sequence ATGAAATATCGCTATTTGGGACAGTCGGGCCTTTTGGTCTCACGCCTCTGCCTCGGCACTATGACCTTTGGCAATAAACAGTGGGGCTGCGACCAGGAGGGGTCGACGGCCATCGTGCGTGCCTTTGTCGAGGGCGGTGGCAATTTCATTGATACGGCGGACGGCTATTCGGGGGGAGATAGCGAGCGCATGCTCGGGGTCGCGCTCAAGGATTTTGTCCGCGACGATCTGGTCGTGGCAACGAAGTGCTGGTTTCCGACCAATAGCGCCGTGACCTCGCGCGGGCTGTCGCGAAAACATATCATTGAGGCGTGCGAGAAGAGCCTCAAACGCATGGGGCTCGACTATATCGATCTCTACCAGTTCCACGGGCCAGACCCCTATACGCCGATTGAGGAAAGCATGCGGGCGGCGGAGGATTTGGTGCGCTCAGGCAAGGTGCGTTACCTTGGGTGCTCCAATTTCTACGGCTGGCAAATCTCCAAGGCGAATACGCTGGCGGAGGCTAAGGGCTATGAGAAGCTGATATCGGCACAGCATCTCTACAATCTCATTCGTCGCGATGTGGAACGCGAAATCCTGCCCGCATGTGAGGATGCGGGTGTGGGGATGATCTGCTGGAGCCCGCTGGCGGCGGGGATGCTTTCGGGAAAATACCAGGGCAAGGATAAGCCCGACGCCGATACGCGCATGGGCATTCAGGCGTCGATTGCTCTGCCGCGCTATTGGTTCGACGATGCTCTCAAGGCCATTGATGTGCTGGTCGCGGTGGCCAAGCAGCTCGGCAAAACCCCAAGCCAAGTGGCCTTAAGCTGGCTACTCGGTAATCATCAGGTTACCGCTGCGATCATTGGGGCGCGCAAGGTGGAGCAGGTGGAGGAGAACCTCCATGCGGGCGATTTCAACCTGCCGAATGAAATTCAGCGCCAGCTGACCGAGGCTATGCCGCTCAAGCTGGGCTATCCGTTTGAATGGACCGACAACAATCTGCGCGCCACTTTTGGCAAGGCCGAGTTTGAGCCAAACCATACGGTGCGTCTGCCTTGA
- a CDS encoding extracellular solute-binding protein: MTHSQGRFTRSGWACARRVSAYALATATTASMLSLPAMAQTVDLSKWSPEYVKSIAGTHTFDTNGDCAAVVPADYKGKVSYWYTGPFEADPEIAHKVDKDFWEAFKAAYPNIETDVQSITYNELLDKFRTSLLGNAAPMVVRLQILGGVEFSAKGYLNPLKPEDVGYSSSDFWPGAMKSVTYDGVPYGIPTNNETMALIWNAKIFKDAGLDPENPPATWDDLVTYSKTIKDKLGISGYGLVAKQNAGNTPFRFMPQLWAYGGGALDEAADSPSYTDVWVNNDGSKAALQAAVQMYVTDKSAPTSALTNTQAENQAPFIAGQLAMMIAHPSEYARMVDLSSKATGADKAVADEVIENMRYGLIPEGPARRAVVFGGSNIHVVKPEYVNGGAYDEQAVKALVCMWTSPEWSTKLAWTGSNPGHLGGFTTEWMKERLDTIKFLDVTTSMLPNGIPFPVLPESPEIMNIVIPDMMQNALTGAMTVDEAVNDAAAKIEEIIGGF, from the coding sequence ATGACACATTCGCAAGGCCGCTTCACGCGGTCGGGCTGGGCTTGTGCACGGCGTGTTTCTGCTTACGCCCTAGCCACAGCCACCACCGCATCCATGCTTTCACTTCCTGCCATGGCGCAGACGGTCGACCTCAGCAAATGGTCGCCCGAATACGTCAAATCCATTGCGGGCACCCACACATTTGACACCAATGGCGATTGCGCCGCTGTCGTCCCCGCCGACTACAAGGGCAAGGTCAGCTATTGGTACACTGGCCCCTTTGAAGCCGATCCCGAAATCGCCCACAAGGTCGACAAAGACTTCTGGGAAGCCTTCAAAGCCGCCTACCCCAATATCGAAACCGACGTTCAGTCGATCACTTATAACGAGCTCCTCGACAAGTTCCGCACCTCCCTGCTCGGCAATGCCGCGCCAATGGTCGTGCGCTTGCAAATTCTCGGTGGCGTCGAGTTCTCCGCCAAGGGCTATTTGAACCCACTCAAGCCCGAAGATGTCGGCTATTCCAGCTCCGATTTCTGGCCAGGCGCGATGAAATCCGTCACCTATGACGGCGTCCCCTACGGCATTCCGACCAATAACGAGACCATGGCGCTCATATGGAACGCCAAGATCTTCAAGGACGCCGGTCTCGATCCTGAAAACCCACCGGCCACTTGGGACGATCTCGTCACTTACTCGAAAACCATCAAAGACAAGCTCGGCATCTCTGGCTATGGCCTCGTCGCTAAGCAAAACGCGGGCAACACCCCGTTCCGCTTCATGCCTCAGCTCTGGGCCTATGGTGGTGGCGCGCTCGACGAAGCCGCTGACAGCCCGTCCTACACCGATGTCTGGGTGAACAACGATGGCTCCAAGGCGGCGCTGCAAGCCGCTGTGCAGATGTATGTGACCGATAAATCGGCTCCGACATCGGCCCTGACCAATACTCAGGCCGAAAATCAGGCGCCGTTCATTGCTGGCCAACTGGCCATGATGATCGCACACCCGTCTGAATACGCCCGCATGGTCGATCTTTCGAGCAAAGCCACCGGCGCTGATAAAGCCGTGGCCGACGAAGTGATTGAGAACATGCGTTATGGCCTCATTCCAGAAGGCCCAGCCCGTCGTGCTGTGGTGTTCGGTGGCTCCAACATCCACGTGGTCAAACCCGAATATGTCAACGGCGGTGCCTATGACGAACAGGCCGTAAAGGCGCTCGTCTGCATGTGGACCAGCCCGGAATGGTCAACCAAGCTCGCTTGGACAGGCTCCAACCCGGGTCACCTTGGTGGCTTCACCACCGAATGGATGAAAGAGCGTCTCGACACCATCAAATTCCTCGACGTCACCACCTCCATGCTGCCCAACGGCATTCCCTTCCCGGTTCTGCCCGAAAGCCCGGAAATCATGAACATCGTCATTCCGGACATGATGCAGAACGCGCTGACCGGAGCCATGACGGTTGATGAGGCGGTCAATGACGCCGCGGCCAAGATCGAAGAGATCATCGGCGGCTTCTAA
- a CDS encoding ABC transporter ATP-binding protein, which produces MAEVVLQNIMKRYGDLYAVNDVSFTVNDGEFVALVGPSGCGKTTTLNLIAGLLPITSGNISIGDRNVTRLDPKDRDIAMVFQNYALYPQKTVFQNLAFPLQMRKLPKDQIETKVKEAARVLDITHLLERRPRELSGGQQQRVALGRALVRDPLVFLMDEPLSNLDAKLRVQMRSEIKRFHHNLNATIVYVTHDQLEAVTMSDKMAVMNGGLLQQYDAPEKVFADPVNMFVASFVGSPAMSLIPLEAVTQGADTVLRSPEGWDFTLSPENARKAQRSTTVKVVLGARHSTLKLHHSAQPGTVPGKVYTVEPTGDITFAQVFISGAVVNISLDPSVHIRPDDLVHIEFDQSRIHLFDENTTMALKAD; this is translated from the coding sequence ATGGCTGAAGTCGTCCTCCAAAACATCATGAAGCGCTACGGCGATCTCTATGCCGTCAATGATGTGTCCTTCACCGTCAACGATGGCGAGTTCGTCGCCCTCGTTGGCCCCTCGGGTTGCGGCAAAACCACGACCCTAAACCTCATCGCCGGGCTCCTCCCTATCACGTCAGGGAACATCTCCATCGGTGATCGTAACGTTACCCGTCTTGATCCCAAAGACCGCGACATTGCCATGGTTTTTCAAAACTATGCGCTCTACCCGCAAAAGACGGTCTTTCAAAATCTGGCCTTTCCTTTGCAGATGCGAAAGCTGCCCAAGGACCAGATTGAGACCAAGGTGAAAGAGGCCGCCCGCGTCCTCGACATCACCCACCTGTTGGAGCGTCGCCCCCGCGAACTCTCAGGCGGTCAGCAACAGCGCGTTGCCTTGGGCCGGGCTCTGGTGCGCGATCCGCTGGTCTTTCTCATGGACGAGCCGCTCTCCAATCTCGACGCCAAGCTGCGCGTGCAGATGCGCTCCGAGATCAAACGCTTCCACCACAACCTCAACGCCACCATTGTCTACGTCACCCATGACCAGCTTGAAGCTGTCACCATGTCCGACAAAATGGCGGTGATGAACGGCGGCCTGCTCCAGCAATACGACGCTCCAGAGAAAGTCTTCGCCGATCCGGTGAACATGTTTGTCGCCAGCTTCGTCGGCTCTCCGGCCATGAGCCTTATTCCGCTCGAAGCCGTCACCCAAGGCGCCGATACTGTTCTGCGCTCTCCCGAAGGCTGGGACTTTACCCTGTCTCCGGAGAACGCCCGTAAAGCGCAACGCTCGACAACCGTCAAAGTCGTCCTCGGCGCGCGCCACTCAACCCTGAAACTGCACCACAGCGCCCAACCGGGCACCGTCCCCGGCAAAGTCTATACCGTTGAACCTACAGGCGACATCACCTTCGCCCAGGTCTTCATCTCCGGCGCAGTGGTCAACATCAGCCTCGATCCATCGGTCCACATCCGGCCCGACGACTTGGTCCATATCGAGTTCGACCAATCCCGCATCCATCTCTTCGACGAAAACACCACTATGGCCCTCAAGGCCGATTGA
- a CDS encoding mandelate racemase/muconate lactonizing enzyme family protein: MKITDLRCAVIGRHPIVRIVTDEGLYGLGEVEFTKTYLKPFVLHFKEALIGEDPTDVERCMMKIRQRGSFKPYGAAVSAIEHALWDIAGKAAGVPAYKLLGGKVRDSVRVYNGSIRQKRTGDRPEDYAADVKWMMERDENFFMVKQGISFHSNMKDSIDDFHYGPRQTKAGYHGAMDQGQISERGFNHMLDCVSAMKEVLGDKVSLALDCGPGWFLNDAIRFARAVEKYDLMWLEDMLTGDYVPWVNPQAYRELTVSTSTPIHTGEQIYLRHNFKELIETQAVRVVGPDPADIGGIAELKWVAEHAYMHSIMMAPHGTANGLLGLGALINVCATLPANFIAFEYPSASDPWWTDIVIGLPKKIVTNSHVDLLEAPGLGLDIDAEGAKKYLAEEDAGFFD, translated from the coding sequence ATGAAGATTACTGATCTGCGCTGCGCCGTTATCGGGCGTCACCCTATTGTTCGCATTGTGACCGATGAAGGGCTTTATGGCTTAGGTGAGGTGGAATTCACCAAGACCTATCTCAAGCCCTTCGTATTGCATTTCAAAGAGGCTCTGATTGGGGAGGACCCGACAGACGTCGAGCGCTGCATGATGAAAATCCGCCAGCGCGGGTCGTTCAAGCCTTATGGGGCGGCTGTTAGTGCCATTGAGCACGCGCTCTGGGATATTGCCGGTAAAGCGGCAGGTGTGCCCGCCTATAAGCTGCTGGGCGGGAAGGTGCGCGATAGTGTGCGCGTCTACAACGGTTCCATCCGGCAGAAGCGCACCGGCGATCGGCCTGAGGATTATGCGGCGGATGTGAAATGGATGATGGAGCGCGACGAGAACTTCTTCATGGTGAAGCAGGGGATCAGCTTCCACTCCAACATGAAGGACAGCATAGACGACTTCCACTATGGGCCGCGCCAGACCAAGGCGGGCTATCATGGGGCGATGGATCAGGGGCAGATCTCTGAGCGTGGGTTCAATCACATGCTCGATTGCGTCTCGGCCATGAAGGAGGTGCTGGGGGATAAGGTATCCCTTGCGCTCGATTGTGGGCCGGGGTGGTTTCTCAACGATGCCATCCGCTTTGCGCGGGCGGTAGAGAAATATGACCTCATGTGGCTCGAGGATATGCTGACGGGGGACTATGTTCCCTGGGTCAATCCGCAAGCCTATCGCGAGCTGACCGTGTCTACCTCAACGCCGATCCACACGGGCGAGCAGATTTATCTCCGGCATAATTTCAAAGAGCTGATTGAAACGCAGGCCGTGCGCGTCGTCGGGCCGGACCCGGCGGATATTGGCGGGATCGCCGAGCTGAAGTGGGTGGCGGAGCACGCCTATATGCACTCGATCATGATGGCCCCGCATGGCACGGCCAACGGTCTGCTGGGCTTGGGCGCATTGATCAATGTCTGCGCCACGCTGCCCGCCAATTTCATCGCCTTTGAATATCCGAGCGCCTCTGACCCATGGTGGACGGATATAGTCATTGGCCTGCCCAAGAAGATCGTCACCAATAGCCATGTCGATCTGCTCGAAGCGCCTGGCCTTGGGCTGGACATTGATGCTGAAGGGGCCAAAAAATATCTCGCGGAGGAAGACGCCGGTTTCTTTGATTAG
- a CDS encoding RusA family crossover junction endodeoxyribonuclease, giving the protein MLEAAEAALRDAENEIDAKLWAFHDWPRLSFTMFYFPASPMLGDIDNIVKLTMDALVPRVYTDDAIVDRVLVQRFNVRDAAAFVAPSEVLLSAMAVEDPVLYICVDEVSAVGVSL; this is encoded by the coding sequence GTGCTTGAGGCAGCGGAAGCCGCACTCCGCGATGCGGAGAACGAAATTGATGCTAAACTATGGGCGTTTCATGATTGGCCTAGGCTGTCCTTCACGATGTTCTATTTTCCGGCAAGCCCGATGCTCGGGGACATAGATAACATCGTGAAATTGACGATGGATGCACTGGTACCTAGAGTTTACACTGATGATGCCATTGTCGATCGAGTGCTGGTGCAAAGGTTCAATGTGCGCGATGCAGCCGCATTTGTTGCACCTAGCGAAGTTCTGCTCAGCGCTATGGCTGTGGAGGATCCTGTGCTCTACATATGCGTTGATGAGGTTTCCGCTGTCGGAGTTTCGCTATGA
- a CDS encoding GntR family transcriptional regulator, with translation MTAPDFDVSHSTIYQRIRDDIVSGRLAPLARLKIGELAATYGTSTNPVREALQVLRGEGLVTIEPNRGARVVRIDEDFVRDICEIEMLIEPSLTRWFCTIASDPDIAELERIQDQIESLNFGDPEKHGQLDTQFHMVIYGRHYNRHAADLWWRHREILRSIARKFPTSLSRRQTVVREHRELIEAIRKQDAEKAAAIVAQHVEGSGRHIIEQMRLARLKAPGSASA, from the coding sequence ATGACCGCGCCTGATTTCGACGTTTCACACAGCACGATTTACCAGAGGATCCGCGACGATATTGTCTCGGGCCGACTGGCTCCATTGGCGCGATTGAAGATCGGCGAACTGGCCGCGACCTATGGCACATCGACCAATCCGGTGCGCGAAGCGTTACAGGTTTTGCGTGGCGAAGGGCTGGTGACGATCGAGCCCAATCGTGGGGCACGGGTGGTGCGCATTGACGAGGATTTCGTGCGCGACATTTGCGAGATCGAGATGCTCATTGAGCCCTCGCTGACGCGGTGGTTTTGCACGATTGCCAGTGATCCGGATATCGCCGAACTGGAACGCATTCAGGATCAGATCGAGAGTTTGAACTTCGGTGATCCGGAAAAGCACGGCCAGCTCGATACGCAATTTCACATGGTCATTTATGGTCGGCACTATAATCGCCACGCGGCGGACCTTTGGTGGCGGCACAGAGAGATTTTGCGCTCTATCGCGCGAAAATTCCCGACATCCTTGAGCCGTCGCCAGACGGTGGTGCGGGAACATAGAGAGCTGATTGAGGCGATCCGCAAGCAAGACGCGGAGAAGGCCGCAGCTATTGTTGCCCAGCACGTGGAGGGTTCTGGGCGCCATATTATCGAGCAAATGCGCCTAGCGCGTCTCAAAGCACCAGGGAGTGCAAGCGCCTAG
- a CDS encoding sugar ABC transporter permease yields the protein MRGRQLDEVYRKPNVAERAWQSRADYLYVMPAIVVMLVVIAYPVYYTIELSFFKTPPSLQLKDKIFIGFDNYTTILGQASFWKVTVNTLIWTFFSTLFAFVLGLGAALALHREFVGRAFLRAILLIPWVVSAVAASYVWKWMYHSDFGAIGALMVQLGVTDQPINFIDNTTTALPSLIVINVWKEFSFAMIMLMAGLQTVPEQLLRAAKVDGANAWQRFWHVTFPHLAGVSTVTILLLLVTNFNSFIIPWLTTGGGPAGATDIWITQIYQLAFGRQRWGVAAAYSVLLFLIMMTLGYFYVRALSRGDDKREVA from the coding sequence ATGCGTGGGCGGCAGTTAGACGAGGTTTATCGTAAACCCAATGTCGCCGAACGGGCCTGGCAGAGCCGTGCAGACTATCTCTACGTCATGCCAGCCATTGTGGTGATGTTGGTGGTGATCGCTTACCCGGTCTACTACACCATTGAACTGAGCTTTTTCAAAACGCCGCCGAGCCTCCAGCTCAAAGACAAGATTTTCATCGGCTTTGACAACTACACCACCATTCTGGGCCAGGCCTCGTTTTGGAAGGTCACCGTCAACACGCTGATCTGGACCTTCTTCTCCACGCTCTTCGCTTTTGTGCTCGGCTTGGGCGCAGCCCTCGCCCTCCACCGCGAATTCGTCGGCCGGGCATTCCTGCGCGCCATTTTGCTGATTCCGTGGGTCGTCAGCGCCGTTGCAGCCTCTTACGTCTGGAAGTGGATGTACCACTCCGACTTTGGCGCCATTGGCGCGCTCATGGTGCAACTGGGCGTCACCGATCAGCCCATAAACTTCATCGACAACACCACCACCGCGCTGCCCTCGCTCATTGTCATCAACGTCTGGAAGGAATTTTCCTTCGCCATGATCATGCTCATGGCTGGCCTGCAGACCGTGCCCGAGCAATTGCTGCGCGCCGCCAAGGTCGATGGCGCCAATGCCTGGCAGCGCTTCTGGCATGTGACCTTCCCGCATTTGGCGGGCGTCTCCACCGTCACCATTCTTCTCTTGCTGGTGACAAACTTCAATTCCTTCATCATCCCTTGGCTCACCACCGGCGGCGGACCCGCTGGCGCGACCGACATCTGGATCACCCAGATTTATCAGCTCGCCTTTGGCCGCCAACGCTGGGGCGTGGCAGCGGCCTACTCGGTCCTGCTGTTCCTCATCATGATGACGCTAGGCTATTTCTATGTCCGCGCGCTCTCTCGCGGCGATGACAAGAGGGAAGTCGCATGA